Proteins encoded within one genomic window of Bradyrhizobium sp. 186:
- a CDS encoding acyl-CoA dehydrogenase family protein: MKSPFYTAEHDAFREVMRRFVEKEIEPFAHEWDEAGEFPRALYRKAAGIGLLGLGFPEEYGGIAADQFMKIVASQELARAGAGGVSASLMSHTIGSPPIARAARPEVKARVLPQVLAGEKISALAITEPGGGSDVANLRTRARRDGDHYVVSGEKTFITSGMRADYLTVAVRTGGEGAGGVSLLLIEGSTPGLSRTKLKKMGWWASDTATLHFDECRVPTENLIGEEGQGFKIIMHNFNSERIGMAASCTAFARVCLDEAIAYAKERKTFGKPLAQHQVIRHKIVDMAQKVAASQAMLELLAWRLEQGDSPVAEICMMKNQATQTMAFCASEAVQIFGGAGFMRGIKAERIYREVKVNAIGGGTEEIMKDLASRQMGL, encoded by the coding sequence ATGAAGAGCCCGTTCTATACCGCCGAGCACGACGCCTTCCGCGAAGTGATGCGCCGCTTTGTCGAAAAGGAGATCGAGCCTTTCGCCCATGAGTGGGACGAGGCCGGCGAATTCCCCCGCGCGCTCTATCGCAAGGCCGCCGGGATCGGGCTGTTGGGACTGGGATTTCCCGAGGAATATGGCGGGATCGCCGCTGACCAGTTCATGAAGATCGTGGCGAGCCAGGAGCTGGCGCGCGCGGGCGCCGGCGGCGTCAGTGCAAGCCTGATGAGCCACACCATCGGCTCGCCGCCGATCGCGCGGGCGGCACGTCCTGAGGTCAAAGCACGGGTGCTGCCGCAGGTGCTCGCCGGCGAAAAGATCTCCGCGCTCGCGATCACCGAGCCGGGCGGCGGCTCCGATGTCGCGAACCTCCGCACCAGAGCGCGGCGCGACGGCGATCACTACGTCGTGAGCGGCGAGAAGACTTTCATCACCTCCGGGATGCGCGCCGATTATCTGACCGTTGCGGTGCGAACCGGCGGCGAGGGCGCAGGCGGCGTCAGCCTACTTCTGATCGAGGGCAGCACGCCCGGCCTGTCGCGGACAAAACTGAAGAAGATGGGCTGGTGGGCCTCCGACACCGCGACGCTGCACTTTGACGAATGCCGCGTTCCGACCGAGAATTTGATCGGCGAGGAGGGCCAGGGCTTCAAGATCATCATGCACAACTTCAACAGCGAGCGTATCGGCATGGCGGCGAGCTGCACCGCCTTCGCTCGCGTCTGCCTCGACGAGGCGATTGCCTACGCCAAGGAACGCAAGACGTTTGGCAAGCCGCTCGCCCAACACCAGGTCATTCGCCACAAGATCGTCGACATGGCGCAGAAGGTTGCGGCGAGCCAGGCGATGCTGGAATTACTGGCCTGGCGGCTGGAACAGGGCGACAGCCCAGTCGCAGAAATCTGCATGATGAAGAACCAGGCGACGCAGACCATGGCGTTCTGCGCCTCCGAAGCCGTGCAGATTTTCGGCGGCGCCGGCTTCATGCGCGGCATCAAGGCCGAGCGCATCTACCGCGAGGTCAAGGTCAACGCCATCGGCGGCGGGACCGAGGAGATCATGAAGGATCTGGCGTCGAGGCAGATGGGGTTGTGA
- a CDS encoding acyl-CoA dehydrogenase family protein, producing the protein MLFTADHDDIRRSLQKFIANEINPHVDEWEKADIFPAHELFKKMGNLGFLGLNKPVEFGGSGLDYSYALMMAEELGAIDCGGVPMAIGVQTDMATPALARFGSDEVRREFLAPSISGDYVACIGVSEPGAGSDVASIKTAARSDGDDYVINGGKMWITNGTQADWICLLANTGDGPVHRNKSLICVPMKAKGVTVARKLDKMGMRSSDTAQIFIDNVRVPKRNRVGEEGKGFTYQMIQFQEERLWGAAACLKAHEYIINETIEYTRNRKAFGQSILDNQAVHFKLAEMQTEVELLRALIYRAGEALVAGEDVTRLATMAKLKAGRLGRELTDACLQYWGGMGFTNETPVSRAYRDSRLTSIGGGADEVMLMVLCKMMGTLPGSTRGNA; encoded by the coding sequence ATGCTGTTCACCGCCGACCACGACGACATCCGCCGCTCCTTGCAAAAGTTCATCGCCAACGAGATCAACCCTCATGTCGATGAATGGGAGAAGGCCGACATCTTCCCGGCGCACGAGCTGTTCAAGAAGATGGGCAATCTCGGCTTCCTCGGGCTCAACAAGCCGGTCGAATTCGGCGGCTCGGGCCTCGACTACTCCTACGCGCTGATGATGGCGGAGGAGCTCGGCGCCATCGATTGCGGCGGCGTGCCGATGGCGATCGGGGTGCAGACCGACATGGCGACACCGGCGCTGGCGCGGTTCGGCTCGGACGAGGTCCGTCGCGAGTTCCTGGCGCCGTCGATCTCGGGCGACTATGTCGCCTGTATCGGCGTCTCCGAGCCCGGCGCCGGCTCGGACGTCGCCTCGATCAAGACCGCTGCGCGCTCGGACGGCGACGATTACGTCATCAATGGCGGCAAGATGTGGATCACCAACGGCACCCAGGCCGACTGGATCTGCCTGCTCGCCAATACCGGCGATGGACCCGTTCACCGCAACAAGTCGCTGATCTGCGTACCCATGAAGGCCAAGGGGGTCACGGTCGCGCGAAAACTCGACAAGATGGGCATGCGCTCTTCCGACACCGCGCAAATATTCATCGACAATGTCCGCGTGCCCAAGCGCAACCGGGTCGGTGAGGAGGGCAAGGGCTTCACCTACCAGATGATCCAGTTCCAGGAGGAGCGTCTCTGGGGCGCGGCCGCCTGCCTCAAGGCACATGAATACATCATCAACGAGACGATCGAATATACCCGCAACCGAAAAGCCTTTGGCCAGAGCATCCTCGACAACCAGGCCGTGCACTTCAAGCTCGCGGAGATGCAGACCGAGGTCGAGCTGTTGCGCGCGCTGATCTATCGCGCCGGCGAGGCGTTGGTGGCGGGCGAGGACGTCACAAGGCTTGCGACCATGGCCAAGCTGAAGGCCGGCCGGCTCGGGCGCGAGCTCACCGACGCCTGCTTGCAATATTGGGGCGGAATGGGCTTTACCAACGAGACGCCGGTCAGCCGTGCCTATCGCGACAGCCGCCTGACTTCGATCGGCGGCGGCGCCGACGAGGTCATGCTGATGGTCCTGTGCAAGATGATGGGGACGCTGCCCGGCAGCACCAGAGGGAACGCCTGA
- a CDS encoding glutathione S-transferase family protein, which translates to MITLYHCDAARSFRPLWMLEEMGLPYELKMLPFPPRVFAKDYLGINPLGTIPFLIDGEARMTESSGICHYLGIKYAPTPLMVDPSDPAYGAFLNWMYFSDATLTFPQTLVLRYSQLEPEERRNPQVAGDYAKWFLGRLRAVEAATATAETLCAGRFTAADIVIGYALRLADNIGLAKDFGPNVAAYWARLQQRDGFKRAVAAEQKAGVEQNIAPRVRA; encoded by the coding sequence ATGATCACGCTCTATCACTGCGACGCCGCGCGCTCCTTCCGCCCGCTCTGGATGCTGGAGGAAATGGGGCTGCCGTACGAATTGAAGATGCTGCCGTTCCCGCCGCGGGTGTTCGCCAAGGACTATCTCGGCATCAATCCGCTCGGCACGATTCCCTTCCTGATCGACGGCGAAGCGCGGATGACGGAGTCCTCCGGCATCTGCCACTATCTCGGGATCAAATACGCCCCGACGCCGCTGATGGTGGACCCCAGCGATCCCGCTTATGGCGCCTTCCTGAACTGGATGTATTTCAGCGACGCCACGTTAACTTTCCCGCAAACGCTGGTGCTCCGGTACAGCCAGCTCGAGCCGGAGGAGCGTCGCAATCCGCAGGTCGCCGGCGACTACGCAAAATGGTTTCTGGGCCGGCTGCGCGCCGTTGAGGCAGCGACCGCAACTGCCGAAACCTTGTGCGCCGGCCGCTTCACCGCGGCCGACATCGTGATCGGCTATGCGCTCCGGCTCGCGGACAATATCGGGCTCGCCAAGGATTTTGGGCCGAATGTCGCAGCCTATTGGGCCCGCCTGCAGCAGCGCGACGGCTTCAAGCGCGCGGTTGCGGCGGAGCAGAAAGCAGGAGTCGAGCAGAACATCGCGCCGCGGGTAAGGGCGTAA
- a CDS encoding AraC family transcriptional regulator, with protein MEDLGRESDHLMLITPERVFYAGLLGRPRKRTPGCCHVYVAVKGNLHLTIDDVHTTGELIVTLPNQRHSIASDYRTAISVTLEPESMPDGAPEALAERLTGPDKAVYARKILAAYALLRQRRYGDIATAEFDEMCFGEALPRRVLDPRVTRAVARIERFSGEPVTADCCATEAGLSASRFLHLFKEETGISFRSFRAWKRARHLLHFANQDLNLAHLAQDIGYPDSTHFSHSIRRFYGLKPRAIFVGSRDLAIYRSSETVRLAEAS; from the coding sequence ATGGAAGATCTGGGTCGCGAATCCGACCATCTGATGCTGATCACGCCGGAGCGGGTGTTTTATGCCGGCCTGCTCGGCCGCCCGCGCAAGCGGACACCCGGCTGCTGCCACGTCTATGTGGCGGTCAAGGGCAACCTGCATCTGACGATCGACGACGTCCACACCACCGGCGAATTGATCGTGACCCTGCCGAACCAGCGGCACTCCATCGCCAGTGACTACCGCACTGCGATCAGCGTGACGCTCGAACCGGAAAGCATGCCGGACGGCGCGCCGGAGGCATTGGCGGAGCGGCTCACCGGACCGGACAAGGCCGTCTATGCCCGCAAGATCCTGGCCGCCTACGCGCTGCTGCGGCAGCGCCGCTATGGCGACATCGCCACCGCCGAATTCGACGAGATGTGCTTTGGCGAGGCGCTGCCGCGCCGCGTGCTCGACCCGCGGGTGACGCGTGCGGTCGCGCGCATCGAGCGCTTCTCCGGTGAGCCGGTAACGGCGGATTGCTGCGCCACGGAGGCGGGCCTGTCGGCCTCGCGCTTCCTGCACCTGTTCAAGGAAGAGACCGGCATCTCGTTCCGCTCCTTCCGCGCCTGGAAACGCGCGCGGCACCTGCTGCATTTCGCCAATCAGGACCTCAACCTCGCCCATCTCGCGCAGGACATCGGCTATCCCGATTCGACCCATTTCAGCCATTCGATCCGCCGCTTCTATGGATTGAAGCCGCGCGCGATCTTCGTCGGCTCGCGGGACCTCGCGATCTATCGCAGCAGCGAGACGGTGAGGCTTGCGGAAGCGAGCTAG